A region of Burkholderia lata DNA encodes the following proteins:
- a CDS encoding DHA2 family efflux MFS transporter permease subunit, whose amino-acid sequence MAQTSTHHPPLAGGQLVVATFVVALATFMTVLDTSIANVAIPNLSGNLGVSVDEGTWVITMFAAANAVSIPLTGWLTQRIGQIRLFVGSILLFVFASWLCGIAPTLPFLLAARILQGVVAGPLIPLSQSVLLSSYPRAKSGTALALWAMTATVGPIAGPLLGGWITDSYSWSWIFYVNIPVGLFAASVIWAIYRNRETETRKLPIDVVGLVLLIAWVATLQIMLDKGRDLDWFSSPVIIGLTIAALISFALFLIWELTEANPIVDLRLFTQRNFLGGTIAISVSYALYFGNLVLLPQWMQEDLGYRAFDAGLVTAPVGIFTVLLSPFMGRVLKAVDARIIATLSFIGFAGVFYMRVMYVTDIDTWHLVIPTLLQGIPAVLWFVPLIAIILSGLPPERIPAAAGLSNFVRIFCGAAGTSIAGTVWNNRTIMHHAHLTEQANVGNPIFNRQIDALQSSLHLDMSSAHALFNSLVDGQAAILGLDDFFYASTFIFICIIPLIWITRPLKGESSDAASGAH is encoded by the coding sequence ATGGCTCAGACATCCACTCACCATCCGCCCCTGGCTGGCGGCCAACTCGTCGTCGCAACTTTCGTGGTGGCGCTCGCCACGTTCATGACCGTCCTCGATACGTCGATCGCCAACGTCGCGATTCCCAACCTGTCCGGCAATCTCGGCGTCTCGGTCGACGAGGGCACGTGGGTCATCACGATGTTCGCCGCCGCCAACGCGGTGTCGATTCCGTTGACCGGCTGGCTCACGCAACGCATCGGCCAGATCCGGTTGTTCGTCGGCTCGATCCTGCTGTTCGTGTTCGCGTCGTGGCTGTGCGGCATCGCGCCGACGCTGCCCTTCCTGCTGGCCGCGCGCATCCTCCAGGGCGTGGTGGCCGGCCCGCTGATTCCACTGTCGCAATCGGTCCTGCTCAGCTCGTATCCGCGGGCAAAGTCCGGCACCGCACTGGCGCTGTGGGCCATGACCGCGACCGTCGGCCCGATCGCGGGCCCGCTGCTGGGCGGCTGGATCACCGACAGCTACAGCTGGTCGTGGATCTTCTACGTCAACATCCCGGTCGGCCTCTTCGCGGCCAGCGTGATCTGGGCGATCTATCGCAACCGCGAAACGGAGACCCGCAAACTGCCGATCGACGTCGTCGGCCTGGTGCTGCTGATCGCGTGGGTCGCCACGCTGCAGATCATGCTCGACAAGGGGCGCGACCTCGACTGGTTCTCGTCGCCGGTCATCATCGGGCTGACCATCGCCGCGCTGATCAGCTTCGCGTTGTTCCTGATCTGGGAATTGACCGAAGCGAACCCGATCGTCGATTTGCGATTGTTCACCCAACGCAACTTCCTCGGCGGCACGATCGCGATCTCGGTATCGTATGCACTCTACTTCGGCAACCTGGTGCTGCTGCCGCAGTGGATGCAGGAAGACCTCGGCTATCGCGCTTTCGATGCCGGGCTCGTCACCGCGCCGGTCGGCATTTTCACCGTGCTGCTGTCGCCGTTCATGGGACGCGTGCTGAAAGCGGTCGACGCGCGCATCATCGCCACGCTGTCGTTCATCGGGTTTGCCGGCGTGTTCTACATGCGCGTGATGTACGTGACCGACATCGACACGTGGCATCTCGTGATTCCGACGCTGCTGCAAGGCATTCCGGCCGTGCTGTGGTTCGTTCCGCTGATCGCGATCATCCTGTCGGGACTGCCGCCGGAACGCATCCCCGCAGCGGCGGGCCTGTCGAATTTCGTCCGCATTTTTTGCGGGGCCGCGGGCACGTCCATTGCCGGCACGGTATGGAACAACCGAACGATCATGCACCACGCGCATCTGACCGAGCAGGCGAACGTCGGCAACCCGATCTTCAATCGGCAGATCGACGCGCTGCAGTCGTCGCTGCATCTCGACATGTCGTCCGCGCATGCGCTGTTCAATTCGCTCGTCGATGGCCAGGCCGCCATTCTCGGGCTCGACGATTTCTTCTATGCGTCGACGTTCATCTTTATCTGCATCATCCCGCTGATCTGGATCACCCGGCCGCTGAAGGGCGAATCGTCCGACGCCGCATCGGGCGCGCACTGA
- a CDS encoding cupin domain-containing protein, whose protein sequence is MQHRPKAVPTQQVANERVIVTEWRFAPGAETGWHVHQHDYVVVPQTDGQLLLETAQGNRESQLHAGRSYAGPKGVEHNVVNATDHEVVFVEVEIL, encoded by the coding sequence ATGCAACACCGTCCGAAAGCCGTCCCGACCCAGCAGGTAGCGAACGAGCGCGTGATCGTCACCGAATGGCGATTTGCACCGGGTGCCGAGACCGGCTGGCATGTTCATCAGCATGACTATGTCGTCGTGCCCCAAACCGACGGGCAGCTTCTGCTCGAAACCGCACAAGGCAACCGGGAGTCGCAACTGCACGCCGGGCGCAGCTATGCGGGGCCGAAGGGCGTCGAACACAACGTCGTCAACGCGACGGACCACGAAGTGGTGTTTGTCGAAGTCGAGATTCTCTGA
- a CDS encoding catalase family peroxidase has translation MSLLSICTRLVLPSPSPTHRRVPIMRRSASHLSWAFLLGLAAAQAASAQTPAPSAGQKSSPTQLVDALNGVFGRHPGARAVHAKGIVLEGSFTPSAAAPAISKAPHFQATVPVIVRFSDFAGIPDIADNHPLASPRGFAIKFKLPNGSDTDIVAHSFNGFPSPTADDFRDLLIAIGTSGPNVVKPTPLDTYLASHPVAKAFLTAPKPFPASYATLPYFGVNTFRFIDAKGAVTYGRYQMLPVDGEHYVSDAEAAKVAPDHLQAEIRQRVAQAPIRFRLVLQIAQPGDKLDDPSIVWSNTHRTVELGTISITKTVADNAAAQRRLLFLPNALPAGIEAEDPMINARSAAYPVSFARRQQ, from the coding sequence TTGTCATTATTGTCGATATGCACTAGACTCGTGTTGCCGTCCCCATCCCCAACCCACCGAAGAGTTCCGATCATGAGACGATCCGCGTCCCATCTTTCCTGGGCGTTCCTGCTTGGCCTCGCGGCCGCGCAGGCAGCGTCCGCCCAAACGCCGGCGCCCTCCGCCGGCCAGAAGTCGTCCCCGACGCAATTGGTCGATGCGCTGAATGGCGTGTTTGGCCGGCATCCCGGCGCGCGCGCCGTGCATGCCAAGGGCATCGTGCTCGAAGGGTCGTTTACGCCGAGTGCCGCGGCGCCCGCCATCAGCAAGGCGCCGCACTTCCAGGCCACCGTCCCGGTGATCGTCCGGTTCTCCGACTTTGCCGGCATTCCCGATATCGCGGACAACCATCCGCTCGCGTCGCCGCGCGGCTTCGCGATCAAGTTCAAGCTGCCGAACGGCAGCGATACCGATATCGTTGCGCATTCGTTCAACGGGTTTCCGTCGCCGACGGCCGACGACTTTCGCGATCTGCTGATCGCGATCGGCACGAGTGGCCCGAATGTGGTCAAGCCGACGCCGCTGGATACCTATCTGGCAAGCCACCCGGTCGCGAAGGCGTTTCTCACCGCGCCGAAGCCGTTCCCGGCCAGCTATGCGACGCTGCCGTACTTCGGCGTCAACACGTTCCGCTTCATCGACGCGAAAGGCGCCGTGACCTACGGGCGCTATCAGATGCTGCCGGTCGACGGCGAGCACTATGTATCGGATGCGGAGGCCGCCAAGGTGGCGCCCGACCATCTGCAAGCGGAAATCCGCCAACGCGTCGCGCAGGCGCCGATTCGGTTCCGCCTCGTCCTGCAGATCGCCCAGCCCGGCGACAAGCTCGACGATCCCTCCATCGTATGGTCGAACACCCATCGCACCGTGGAGCTCGGCACGATCTCGATCACGAAAACGGTGGCCGACAATGCGGCGGCGCAGCGCCGTCTGCTGTTCCTGCCCAACGCACTGCCGGCCGGTATCGAGGCGGAAGACCCGATGATCAATGCGCGTTCGGCCGCCTATCCGGTATCGTTCGCGCGCCGCCAGCAGTAA
- a CDS encoding tautomerase family protein, with the protein MLKFDLIEGRTDEQVRTLLDAAHQAMVQAFDVPATDRYQSVTQHRPGELVVEDTGLGYPRSRDVVLLTAVSRQRTEPQKLAFYRLLVENLQTQCGISPDDVIVSIVENGDADWSFGRGRAQFITGELI; encoded by the coding sequence ATGCTCAAATTCGACCTCATCGAGGGCCGCACCGACGAACAGGTGCGCACCCTGCTGGACGCTGCCCATCAGGCGATGGTGCAGGCGTTCGATGTCCCCGCGACCGATCGCTATCAGTCCGTTACGCAACATCGCCCCGGCGAACTCGTGGTGGAAGACACCGGCCTCGGCTATCCGCGATCGCGGGACGTGGTGCTGTTGACGGCCGTGAGCCGCCAGCGCACCGAACCGCAGAAGCTCGCGTTCTACCGGCTGCTGGTCGAGAACCTCCAAACGCAATGCGGCATCTCGCCGGACGACGTCATCGTGTCCATCGTCGAAAACGGTGACGCGGACTGGTCGTTCGGTCGAGGGCGTGCGCAGTTCATCACCGGCGAACTCATCTGA
- a CDS encoding helix-turn-helix transcriptional regulator, producing the protein MTTKNDVLRALQREPLTVVQLCESLNVTRTAINMQLKQLEAEGLVRRHKPVQTGTPGKPAVLYEAAPGSEDAASSAYPAFLLALLATLQAHLDERQLEKVLVDTGRRLARENGLPASDDFDTNLAGAMAVVDALGAHTEAVPDGNAIMVRNYSCPVASAVRETPCVCRAIAAYFSEATGRTVTDHCLRDGRLICQYRIAKK; encoded by the coding sequence GTGACTACCAAGAACGACGTCCTACGCGCGCTGCAACGAGAACCGCTGACCGTCGTGCAGCTCTGCGAATCGCTCAATGTGACGCGCACGGCGATCAACATGCAGTTGAAGCAGCTGGAAGCGGAGGGGCTCGTGCGCCGGCACAAGCCGGTGCAGACCGGGACACCGGGCAAGCCGGCCGTGCTTTACGAGGCTGCGCCGGGCAGCGAGGACGCGGCATCGAGCGCGTATCCGGCGTTTCTGCTGGCACTGCTCGCCACGCTTCAGGCGCATCTCGACGAACGCCAGCTCGAAAAGGTGCTCGTTGATACGGGCCGGCGCCTGGCGCGCGAGAACGGCCTGCCGGCGTCGGACGACTTCGACACGAACCTGGCCGGCGCGATGGCCGTCGTCGACGCACTGGGCGCGCACACCGAAGCGGTCCCCGACGGCAATGCGATCATGGTCCGCAATTACAGCTGCCCGGTCGCGAGCGCCGTGCGCGAAACGCCCTGCGTGTGCCGCGCCATCGCCGCCTACTTTTCCGAGGCGACGGGGCGCACGGTCACGGACCATTGCCTGCGAGACGGGCGCCTCATCTGCCAGTACCGGATCGCGAAGAAGTAG
- a CDS encoding VOC family protein, with translation MPAEVDPLQTSGTGRTIPRISLLRLPDMVKFQPDGWHTVTPRIVVPDPPGLIEFIRTVFHAQGEYRPGLPAEIRIGDSVVMISGEDGLRDPMVAFLYVYVEDADLTCQRALAAHATLLEAPADLPYGDRRAMVKDPWGNVWQIATHRRDLSPDEIRSRLASGG, from the coding sequence GTGCCGGCCGAAGTCGATCCTTTGCAGACCTCGGGTACCGGGAGGACAATACCCCGGATATCTCTTCTGAGGCTGCCCGACATGGTCAAATTCCAGCCCGACGGATGGCATACCGTCACGCCTCGAATCGTCGTGCCCGATCCGCCAGGCCTGATCGAATTCATTCGAACGGTATTTCACGCGCAGGGCGAGTACCGCCCTGGATTGCCTGCGGAAATCAGGATCGGCGATTCGGTCGTGATGATCAGCGGGGAAGACGGCCTGCGCGATCCGATGGTCGCGTTTCTGTACGTTTATGTCGAGGATGCCGATCTGACCTGTCAGCGGGCGCTTGCAGCGCATGCGACCCTGCTCGAAGCGCCGGCCGACCTGCCGTACGGCGACAGGCGGGCGATGGTGAAGGATCCGTGGGGAAATGTATGGCAGATCGCCACGCATCGGCGCGATCTCTCGCCCGACGAGATCCGTTCAAGGCTGGCCAGCGGCGGCTAG